One window of Nicotiana tomentosiformis chromosome 11, ASM39032v3, whole genome shotgun sequence genomic DNA carries:
- the LOC138901083 gene encoding secreted RxLR effector protein 161-like, with product MYKGMIGSLLYLTTSRLDIVFSVGLCARFQANPKGVSLDCCQKDLEIPKSTTDLCLWYPKGSNFSLVGYVDADYVGFLVDRKRTSGMANFLGSCLVSWATKKKYFVALSTADVEYVAASSCCAQLLWIKQQLMDYGIDKIQTNTREFSVKNLVHQDYMYD from the exons ATGTATAagggaatgattggctctttaTTGTATCTCACTACTAGTAGACTTGATATTGTTTTCAGTGTTGgtctttgtgctagatttcaggcaaatccaaaaggagtctcacttgactgttgtcaaaaggatcttgagatacctaaaagcaCCACTGACTtgtgtctatggtatccaaaaggtagtaatttcagcctagtgggatatgttgatgctgattatgtaggttttcttgtggatagaaaaaGAACCTCAGGTATGGCaaactttcttggctcatgtcttgtgtcttgggccaccaaaaagaaatattttgtggCCTTGTCTACTGCTGATGTTGAGTATGTGGCTGCttcctcatgttgtgctcaattgttgtggatcaaacaacaattaatggactatggaattgat aaAATTCAGActaacacaagagaattctcagtgaagaacctagttcatcaagattacatg TATGATTAG